The DNA segment ATTAGAGGTTTGATTTTTATCTACTTTTTGGGCTTTAGTTGGATGACTAAGTTATAGAGATACCTATAAAAGATTGAATATTTCAAGCACAAGCTTTTTTTACCAATGCTTTGATAAAAGAAAGTTGTAGAGGATTGTTGATCTTCAAACTTTGGAGAGAAAAAAAACCAGTGAACGTCAATGGCCTCATAGATAGATAAAATAAGAATGGATCGTAGATCAAAaatattgaaccactataaaattagtatgTCTCCCtatcttatttttatgtttttctccTGTTCTTACTTATGAATCCCAAAATAATGAAAATGATTGAAAAACTTCTGTCAAGAGACTGAGAATATAGTTGAGAATGAAGTTGACACAATAAACGTGGCAAAATTTCTAAATAAAGATATGACAAATATCTACATCAaactatatatttttaagaatgtgtttttatttctatttatttTGAAAATGGCTATACCAAGAAACGTgtgtgatttttaatttttccaaACATGATTTGTGAAGTGTCACGCCACTCATCAAAACCCCTCGTAATTGGAGAACTAATTGGCCTTTCTCCATGATAGTTGCCATCTCGTGAGGTTTCAAAAAATACGTTGGGCTGCTGGTTTTATATAAATTACTTGTCATAGCAAACAATTATTATGGTACAAACAAATCTGATACAAAAGAATATTCTCAGAACATAACTTCGATAATCATTAACTTATCCTTACATAGCTCTCACTGCATCAAACCTGGGCTCTTTGGCCGTGAACTTCTGCTTCACGTACACCTCCATGTAATCCCCGAAAACAAACTTGGGGTACAAAGCTGGAGCGTCGTCGTTGCTGATTCCCGGAGTGATGGTGGCCTTCAAGGAGGGGTTGTAGAACGAAGCAATGGAGCGGCGGTTGCCATCGCTGGTCGTGAGCACGCGGTGCCACACGCTCTTGTAGCGACCGTTGCTGAGTACTTCGATCTGGTCTCCGGTGTTGATGACGATGGCATTGGCCACAGGCTGCACGTCGATCCACTTCCCATCTTTTAGGATCTGGAGGCCACCAACTTGGTCGTCCTGGAAGAGGAGGatgacaccgccagcatcggtGTGGGCGCGAAGGCCGTTTACGAGGTCCAGGCGCGGGCATGGCGGATAGTGGCTCACCTTGGTGCCGAAGAAGGGCTGGTGCTCACCGTTTCCTGAAAATACTTTCTTGATGTAGCCATTCTCAAACCCCATATTCTCATCCATTACTTCCATCACTTTCTCAGCCAGCTTCCTCAGCTCTTCCCTGTACTCCTTCATGATCTCGCTGCATGAAGAGAGCAAACGTCAACAACTTTGGCGACAAACCATCATATTATGAGTAGCAAATCAAAGATCAACAATCCAATTCTTGCGCTGGGGCAGCTAGCTATTCAGCAGTGATTATAATTGACTTTCTAATGTTGTTCATTCGTTTATGTGGAACAGGGAATGGAACAAGCATCATTGGAGCTTCGTGAATGAAGTACCTGAACTCCGGAGGGTTGGACGGCCATTCGTTGTCGTCCTGGAGAAGGAAAACATCCTCCCAGTCCACGTTATCCAAGCGCTTAACATCGGCCGCTTCCCCTTCTTTTTCCACCAGTTTGTTCAACAGCTGCACTGGTTTGGATCCCTTGAAGCCCTTCG comes from the Musa acuminata AAA Group cultivar baxijiao chromosome BXJ2-8, Cavendish_Baxijiao_AAA, whole genome shotgun sequence genome and includes:
- the LOC135619289 gene encoding 1-aminocyclopropane-1-carboxylate oxidase-like, whose product is MAIPVIDFSKLKGKQRAETLAQIANGCEEWGFFQLVNHGIPVELLDRVKKVCSECYRLRAKGFKGSKPVQLLNKLVEKEGEAADVKRLDNVDWEDVFLLQDDNEWPSNPPEFSEIMKEYREELRKLAEKVMEVMDENMGFENGYIKKVFSGNGEHQPFFGTKVSHYPPCPRLDLVNGLRAHTDAGGVILLFQDDQVGGLQILKDGKWIDVQPVANAIVINTGDQIEVLSNGRYKSVWHRVLTTSDGNRRSIASFYNPSLKATITPGISNDDAPALYPKFVFGDYMEVYVKQKFTAKEPRFDAVRAM